A genomic region of Mesorhizobium sp. NZP2077 contains the following coding sequences:
- a CDS encoding HAD family phosphatase, giving the protein MPQPDLVIFDCDGVLVDSEIIAARVEAELITLAGYEISAEEIAETYAGLTFKDILLRIEDKSKIPFQASLIDRAEELVDRKLRSDVRAIEGVREAVASVTAQRCICSNSRSERIEFMLEKVHLLPFFAGRIFSALEIPSKKTKPAPDVFLRAAEKLGANPANTFVIEDSVHGVAGARAAGMRVIGFTGASHSYPGHADALTEAGAETVIRRWAELKSVIAALSEWSADA; this is encoded by the coding sequence ATGCCCCAGCCAGACCTTGTCATCTTCGATTGCGACGGCGTGCTCGTCGATTCCGAAATCATTGCCGCGCGGGTCGAAGCCGAGTTGATAACGCTCGCCGGATATGAAATCTCCGCCGAGGAAATTGCCGAGACCTATGCGGGCCTGACGTTCAAGGACATCCTGCTGCGGATCGAGGACAAGTCCAAAATCCCGTTCCAGGCGTCGCTGATCGACCGCGCCGAAGAACTCGTGGACCGCAAGCTGCGCAGCGATGTTCGTGCCATCGAGGGCGTGCGCGAAGCAGTCGCCTCGGTCACGGCGCAACGCTGCATCTGCTCCAACTCACGTTCGGAGCGGATAGAATTCATGCTGGAGAAGGTGCATCTGCTGCCGTTTTTCGCCGGCCGCATCTTCTCGGCACTGGAAATACCGAGCAAAAAGACCAAACCCGCGCCGGACGTGTTCCTGCGCGCGGCCGAAAAACTCGGCGCGAACCCGGCGAACACTTTCGTCATCGAGGATTCCGTGCACGGCGTTGCCGGCGCCAGGGCAGCCGGCATGCGGGTGATCGGCTTTACCGGCGCCAGCCACAGCTATCCCGGCCATGCCGACGCGCTGACGGAGGCCGGTGCCGAGACGGTGATCCGCCGCTGGGCAGAGCTGAAAAGCGTCATTGCGGCGCTGTCGGAATGGTCGGCAGACGCCTGA
- the thrC gene encoding threonine synthase — protein MQYVSTRGEAPALGFSDAVLAGLARDGGLYVPREWPQFSPSEIRAMRGLAYPDLAIRVLSPFLGGEIAAPVFERLVREAYATFRHEAVCPLVQTGSNTFVLELFHGPTLAFKDVAMQLLARLMDHVLAERDQHATIVGATSGDTGGAAIEAFAGRSRTDIFILFPHGRVSPVQQRQMTTSKAENVHALAIEGNFDDCQGLLKDMFNDHPFRDRVALSGVNSINWARIMAQIVYYFSSALSLGAPDRPVSFTVPTGNFGDIFAGYAAKKMGLPIERLVIATNDNDILARTFATGEYRTKGVFATTSPSMDIQVSSNFERLLFEASNRDAATVRRYMDGLKQSGAFTIEAREINGMRSEFDAGRATMDEVAATIRSTLAASNYLLDPHTAAAVHVAAGKASGPVPMVVLGTAHPAKFPAAVEAASGVSPALPAWLGGLMTFEEKYTVLPSDLKMVEDYVSRRARAAR, from the coding sequence ATGCAATATGTGAGTACGCGCGGGGAAGCACCCGCGCTTGGATTTTCCGATGCCGTGCTGGCGGGCCTGGCGCGCGATGGAGGGCTTTACGTGCCGCGCGAGTGGCCGCAGTTTTCGCCATCCGAGATCCGCGCCATGCGCGGCCTTGCGTATCCCGACCTTGCCATCCGCGTGCTGTCGCCGTTCCTTGGCGGTGAAATCGCAGCGCCGGTCTTCGAACGCCTAGTGCGCGAAGCCTATGCCACCTTCCGCCACGAGGCCGTCTGCCCGCTGGTGCAGACCGGCTCCAACACCTTTGTCCTCGAACTCTTCCACGGGCCGACGCTGGCCTTCAAGGATGTAGCGATGCAGTTGCTCGCCCGGTTGATGGACCATGTCCTTGCCGAACGCGATCAGCATGCCACCATCGTTGGCGCCACGTCGGGCGATACCGGCGGCGCGGCCATCGAGGCCTTTGCCGGGCGCAGCCGCACCGACATCTTCATCCTGTTCCCGCATGGCCGCGTTTCGCCGGTGCAGCAGCGGCAGATGACGACGTCGAAGGCCGAGAACGTCCATGCGCTGGCGATCGAAGGCAATTTCGACGACTGTCAGGGCCTGCTGAAGGACATGTTCAACGACCACCCTTTCCGTGACCGGGTGGCGTTGTCGGGGGTCAATTCGATCAACTGGGCGCGTATCATGGCCCAGATCGTCTACTATTTCTCCTCGGCACTTTCGCTCGGCGCGCCGGACAGGCCGGTGTCGTTCACCGTGCCGACCGGCAATTTCGGCGATATCTTCGCCGGCTACGCCGCCAAGAAGATGGGCCTGCCGATCGAGCGGCTGGTCATCGCCACCAACGACAACGACATATTGGCGCGCACCTTCGCCACCGGCGAATACCGCACCAAGGGTGTCTTCGCGACCACCTCGCCGTCGATGGATATCCAGGTTTCGTCGAATTTCGAGCGCCTGCTGTTCGAGGCCTCGAACCGCGACGCGGCCACCGTGCGGCGCTACATGGATGGCCTGAAGCAGTCGGGCGCCTTCACCATAGAAGCCCGCGAAATCAATGGGATGCGGTCGGAATTCGACGCCGGCCGTGCCACCATGGACGAGGTCGCCGCTACCATCCGCTCGACGCTCGCGGCCAGCAATTACCTGCTCGACCCGCACACCGCGGCGGCCGTGCATGTCGCGGCGGGCAAGGCATCCGGTCCGGTGCCGATGGTGGTGCTGGGTACTGCCCATCCGGCAAAATTTCCGGCCGCCGTCGAGGCCGCCAGCGGGGTTTCGCCGGCCCTGCCCGCATGGCTAGGGGGATTGATGACATTTGAGGAAAAATACACGGTACTTCCATCCGACCTGAAAATGGTGGAAGATTACGTCAGCCGCCGCGCGCGGGCGGCGCGTTAG
- a CDS encoding pitrilysin family protein yields the protein MGVEVSRLSNGLTVATETLPSIESVALGAWVKSGARNERDDEHGMAHLLEHMAFKGTKRRTAFEIASEIEDVGGEINAATSVETTSYYARVLSDDVPLAVDILADILQESEFDPQELEREQHVILQEIGAAHDTPDDIVFDRFTETAFRHQTIGRSILGTPETVKSFTSKQLHDFIERQYGAERMVIVAAGDIKHDNFVREVEKQLGGFRSKADSTIPQYAQYVGGDFREDRDLMDAQIVLGFEGRAYHVRDFYASQVLSMILGGGMSSRLFQEVREKRGLCYSVYAFHWGFSDTGIFGVHAATGQSDIAELVPVIIDELQKVGENILQEELDRARAQYRAGLIMSAESPASRASQIARQLLLFGRPIAKEELMERLSALTVERLTDLSSRMFSTKPTLTAVGPVGTLAPYEAILDSLPGTQTTARKLAV from the coding sequence ATGGGTGTTGAGGTAAGCCGTCTGTCGAACGGCCTGACAGTCGCCACCGAAACCCTTCCAAGTATCGAATCGGTTGCCTTGGGTGCCTGGGTCAAGTCCGGCGCGCGCAATGAACGTGACGACGAGCATGGCATGGCCCATCTGCTCGAGCACATGGCGTTCAAGGGCACGAAGCGGCGGACGGCCTTCGAAATTGCCTCGGAGATCGAGGATGTCGGCGGCGAGATCAACGCCGCCACCAGTGTCGAGACCACCTCCTACTATGCCAGGGTGCTGTCCGACGACGTACCGTTGGCGGTCGACATCCTTGCCGACATCCTGCAGGAGTCCGAATTCGACCCGCAGGAACTTGAGCGCGAGCAGCACGTCATCCTGCAGGAGATCGGCGCCGCGCACGACACACCAGACGATATCGTCTTTGACCGTTTCACCGAGACGGCCTTTCGCCACCAGACCATCGGCCGCTCGATCCTGGGCACGCCGGAAACCGTCAAATCCTTCACCTCCAAGCAATTGCACGACTTCATCGAACGCCAGTATGGCGCCGAGCGGATGGTGATCGTGGCTGCCGGCGACATCAAGCACGACAATTTCGTGCGCGAGGTCGAGAAGCAGCTCGGCGGTTTCCGCAGCAAGGCCGACAGCACCATTCCGCAATATGCGCAGTATGTCGGCGGCGATTTCCGCGAGGACCGCGACCTGATGGACGCGCAGATCGTGCTGGGCTTTGAGGGTCGCGCCTATCATGTGCGCGACTTCTACGCTTCGCAGGTGCTGTCGATGATCCTCGGCGGCGGCATGTCGTCTCGCCTGTTCCAGGAAGTCCGCGAGAAACGCGGCCTGTGCTACTCGGTCTATGCCTTCCACTGGGGTTTCTCCGACACCGGCATCTTCGGCGTCCACGCCGCAACCGGGCAGAGCGACATCGCCGAACTCGTGCCTGTCATCATCGACGAGTTGCAGAAGGTCGGCGAAAACATCCTGCAGGAAGAACTGGATCGCGCGCGTGCCCAGTACCGCGCCGGGCTGATCATGTCCGCCGAAAGTCCGGCCAGCCGCGCCTCGCAGATCGCACGGCAACTGCTTTTGTTTGGCAGGCCGATCGCCAAGGAGGAATTGATGGAGCGCCTGTCGGCGCTGACGGTCGAGCGGCTGACCGACCTGTCGTCGCGGATGTTCTCGACCAAGCCGACACTTACCGCTGTCGGGCCCGTGGGTACGCTGGCTCCATATGAGGCGATCCTCGATTCGCTTCCGGGCACGCAGACCACGGCCCGCAAGCTCGCCGTCTAA
- a CDS encoding GNAT family protein: MFALPFFRRDLPALKGDLVTLRVPFTNDFREWSALRGESRAFLEPWEPRWTPDELDRTAWRLRISRYREDYAQGTAIAFFIFEKSSGKLAGGITLGNIRHGVSQSGHVGYWIGERFGGRGLMTDAVKVVARFAFDTLRLHRIEAACIPDNIRSIRVLEKAGFRREGLLRSYLRINGIWQDHYLYARIADDPLAAGTKD, encoded by the coding sequence GTGTTCGCGCTCCCTTTCTTTCGCCGTGACCTGCCGGCGCTGAAGGGCGACCTCGTCACGTTGCGCGTGCCATTCACCAATGACTTCCGGGAATGGTCGGCGCTGCGCGGCGAAAGCCGGGCCTTCCTGGAGCCGTGGGAACCGCGCTGGACGCCCGACGAACTCGACCGCACGGCATGGCGCCTGCGCATCAGCCGCTACCGCGAAGACTATGCGCAAGGGACGGCGATTGCCTTCTTCATCTTCGAAAAGTCGAGCGGCAAGCTGGCCGGCGGCATAACGCTCGGCAACATACGCCACGGTGTCTCGCAAAGCGGTCATGTCGGCTACTGGATCGGCGAGCGCTTCGGCGGCCGCGGGCTGATGACCGACGCGGTCAAGGTCGTGGCGCGCTTCGCCTTCGATACGCTGAGGTTGCACCGGATCGAAGCGGCCTGTATTCCCGACAATATCAGGTCGATCCGCGTGCTTGAAAAAGCCGGATTCCGGCGCGAAGGACTGTTAAGATCCTATCTCAGGATCAACGGCATCTGGCAGGACCACTACCTCTACGCCCGGATCGCGGACGATCCGCTGGCCGCAGGAACGAAGGACTGA
- a CDS encoding EAL domain-containing protein, producing MTNFLRNGPLFAFVLAAILTLCAASSAFAVEPIKIARDDVALDLSRAFEIYRNQGENFQVSTAPGPDGIVRRIEVEANDARSTGDWAVFALANTTDQQLDRLIVAPHFRLVNSGIFWPDLGATRIAAITPSEGFALDRQTSPDADVFRVTLNPGTVITFIAELASPKLPQVYLWEPEAYKDSVNSYTLFRGIVIGIAGLLALFLTILFVVKGTSMFPATAALAWAVLAYICVDFGFLNKVIEISPGNEQMWRAGTEVALAATFVVFLFAYLNLNRWHGHFSYGALVWILGLVLIAGVAIVDPAVAAGIARISFAATALTGLGLIIFLGIRGYDRAIMLVPSWVMVLLWLCGSWMAITGMLDNDIAQPALGGGLILIILLIGFTVMQHAFAGGALHQGLFSDLERQALAVAGSGDTVWDWDVLRDRVVTKPDVSIQLGLAPNSLGGAARNWLPVLHADDRDTFRTTLDVVLEHRRGRVSQNFRLRGADGHYHWFNLRARPVIGSDGEVIRCVGTMVDVTEQKKSEERLLHDAVHDNLTGLPNRELYMNRLEAIISIARTEEKVRPTVFVIDIDRFKQVNDGLGISAGDTILLTIARRLHRLLKPKDSLSRFAGDQFALMLLSEQDPARIAGVADAIKHAINNPITFAKREIVLTASIGLITWTSAQTSAEDMVKDAELAMHQAKRFGGDRIEPFRPAFRTVGTDRLQFESDLRRAIERREFTLAYQPIVRLEDGSVAGFEALLRWDHPRRGMIPPADFIPVAESCGLIVQLGLFAMQQAAEDLAGWQKQIGDAPLSVSVNLSSRQLIRRDLVSDVRSVIARANLKPRCFRLELTESLVMDNPEQTAHVLTKLKQLGIGLSLDDFGTGYSSLAYLTRFPFDTIKIDKSFVDDSTPKRAVLLKSMVNMAHELGLSVVAEGISDERDALELRQMGCEYVQSFMFGAPMPGDQVLKTLKEQYPLTQA from the coding sequence TTGACGAATTTCCTGCGAAACGGGCCGTTGTTCGCCTTTGTCCTCGCGGCAATCCTGACGCTGTGCGCGGCTTCGTCGGCCTTTGCCGTCGAACCGATCAAGATTGCCCGCGACGACGTCGCGCTCGACCTGTCGCGCGCCTTCGAAATCTACCGCAACCAGGGCGAAAACTTCCAGGTGTCGACCGCGCCCGGACCGGACGGCATCGTGCGGCGCATCGAGGTCGAGGCCAATGACGCGCGCTCGACCGGCGACTGGGCGGTGTTCGCGTTGGCCAACACCACCGACCAGCAGCTCGACAGGCTGATCGTGGCGCCGCATTTCCGACTGGTCAATTCCGGTATCTTCTGGCCCGATCTCGGCGCCACCCGCATTGCCGCGATCACGCCCAGCGAGGGTTTTGCGCTCGACCGTCAGACCAGCCCCGACGCCGATGTGTTCCGGGTGACGCTGAACCCGGGAACGGTGATCACCTTCATCGCCGAGCTCGCCTCGCCCAAGCTGCCGCAGGTGTATCTGTGGGAGCCGGAAGCCTACAAGGACTCGGTCAATTCCTACACGCTGTTTCGCGGCATCGTCATCGGTATCGCCGGCCTTCTGGCGCTGTTCCTGACCATCCTTTTCGTCGTCAAGGGGACCTCGATGTTCCCGGCGACCGCGGCACTTGCCTGGGCGGTGCTTGCCTATATCTGCGTCGATTTCGGCTTCCTCAACAAGGTCATCGAGATTTCGCCCGGCAATGAGCAGATGTGGCGGGCGGGAACGGAGGTGGCGCTGGCAGCGACCTTCGTGGTCTTCCTGTTCGCCTATCTCAACCTCAACCGATGGCACGGCCATTTCAGCTACGGCGCCCTGGTCTGGATCCTCGGGCTGGTGCTGATTGCAGGCGTCGCCATCGTCGATCCGGCGGTCGCCGCCGGCATTGCCCGCATCTCCTTTGCCGCCACCGCGCTGACCGGGCTCGGCCTGATCATCTTCCTCGGGATTCGTGGTTATGATCGTGCGATCATGCTGGTGCCCAGTTGGGTCATGGTGCTGTTGTGGCTGTGCGGGTCGTGGATGGCAATCACCGGCATGCTCGACAACGACATCGCCCAGCCGGCGCTCGGCGGCGGGCTGATCCTGATCATCCTGTTGATCGGCTTCACCGTCATGCAGCACGCCTTTGCCGGTGGTGCGCTGCACCAGGGACTGTTCTCCGACCTCGAACGCCAGGCGCTGGCGGTTGCCGGATCGGGCGACACGGTGTGGGACTGGGACGTGCTGCGCGACCGCGTCGTCACCAAGCCCGATGTCAGCATCCAGCTCGGCCTCGCTCCCAACAGCCTTGGCGGTGCGGCGCGCAACTGGCTGCCGGTGCTGCATGCCGATGATCGCGACACGTTCCGCACGACACTCGACGTGGTGCTGGAGCATCGCCGCGGCCGGGTGTCGCAGAATTTCCGCCTGCGCGGCGCCGACGGGCATTATCACTGGTTCAACTTGCGCGCGCGACCAGTCATCGGATCGGACGGCGAGGTCATCCGCTGCGTCGGCACCATGGTCGACGTCACCGAGCAGAAGAAATCCGAGGAGCGGCTGCTGCACGACGCCGTGCACGACAATCTGACCGGATTGCCGAACCGCGAATTGTACATGAACCGGCTGGAAGCGATCATTTCGATCGCCCGCACCGAGGAGAAGGTGCGCCCGACCGTCTTCGTCATCGACATCGACCGCTTCAAGCAGGTTAATGACGGGCTCGGCATCTCAGCCGGCGACACCATCCTGCTGACAATCGCGCGCCGCCTGCACCGGTTGCTCAAGCCGAAGGACTCGCTGTCACGTTTCGCCGGCGACCAGTTCGCGCTGATGCTTTTGTCCGAACAGGACCCTGCCCGCATCGCCGGTGTGGCGGATGCCATCAAGCATGCAATCAACAACCCGATCACCTTTGCCAAGCGCGAGATCGTGCTGACCGCCTCGATCGGCCTGATCACCTGGACTTCGGCGCAGACCTCGGCCGAGGACATGGTCAAGGACGCCGAACTTGCCATGCATCAGGCCAAGCGTTTCGGCGGCGACAGGATCGAGCCGTTCCGCCCGGCCTTCCGCACCGTCGGCACCGATCGGCTGCAGTTCGAATCCGACCTGCGGCGCGCCATCGAGCGGCGCGAATTCACCCTTGCCTACCAGCCGATCGTGCGTCTGGAAGACGGCAGCGTTGCCGGCTTCGAAGCCTTGCTGCGTTGGGACCATCCGCGCCGCGGCATGATCCCGCCGGCCGATTTCATCCCGGTCGCCGAAAGCTGCGGGCTGATCGTGCAGCTTGGGCTGTTTGCCATGCAGCAGGCGGCTGAGGATCTGGCCGGATGGCAAAAGCAGATCGGCGATGCGCCGCTGTCGGTCTCGGTCAATTTGTCCAGCCGCCAGCTCATCCGCCGCGACCTGGTCAGCGATGTCCGCTCCGTCATCGCAAGGGCCAATCTGAAACCGCGCTGTTTCCGGCTCGAACTCACCGAGTCCCTGGTGATGGACAATCCGGAACAGACCGCCCATGTGTTGACCAAGCTGAAGCAGCTCGGCATCGGCCTGTCGCTGGACGATTTCGGCACCGGCTATTCGTCGCTCGCCTATCTGACGCGTTTCCCGTTCGACACGATCAAGATCGACAAGAGTTTTGTCGACGACAGCACGCCCAAACGCGCCGTACTGCTCAAATCCATGGTCAACATGGCGCATGAGCTCGGCCTATCGGTGGTGGCCGAGGGTATTTCGGACGAGCGTGACGCGCTGGAGCTGCGCCAGATGGGCTGCGAATATGTTCAGAGCTTCATGTTCGGCGCACCGATGCCGGGCGACCAGGTGCTGAAGACGCTGAAGGAGCAGTATCCGCTGACGCAGGCTTAG
- a CDS encoding YqgE/AlgH family protein codes for MDLLRHKKTAAGRGFLDDQFLIAMPGMKDDRFTRSVIYICAHSDEGAMGLIINQTQQMLFPDLLVQLGIMNEQEAIRLPAQARDFVVRNGGPVDRSRGFVLHSGDYRVESSLTVSDDICLTATVDILRAISSGRGPRHALMALGYSGWGAGQLETEIAENGWLTCPASPELLFDADIERKYDRILASIGIDLAHLSLAAGHA; via the coding sequence ATGGATTTGTTGCGCCACAAGAAGACAGCCGCTGGACGCGGCTTTCTCGACGATCAGTTCCTGATTGCCATGCCCGGCATGAAGGATGATCGTTTCACGCGCTCGGTCATCTACATCTGCGCGCACTCAGATGAAGGCGCGATGGGCCTGATCATCAACCAGACACAGCAGATGCTGTTTCCGGACCTGCTGGTGCAACTCGGCATCATGAACGAGCAGGAGGCGATCCGCTTGCCGGCGCAGGCACGCGATTTCGTCGTTCGCAATGGCGGCCCTGTCGATCGCAGCCGGGGCTTCGTCCTGCATTCGGGCGACTACCGCGTGGAATCGTCGCTGACCGTTTCCGACGACATCTGCCTGACCGCGACGGTCGACATTTTGCGCGCCATATCGTCGGGCCGCGGCCCACGCCACGCGCTGATGGCGCTCGGCTATTCAGGCTGGGGTGCGGGCCAACTGGAAACCGAGATCGCCGAGAATGGCTGGCTGACCTGCCCGGCCAGCCCCGAGCTTCTGTTCGACGCCGACATCGAACGCAAATACGATCGCATCCTCGCCTCGATCGGTATCGACCTCGCCCATCTCAGCCTGGCTGCCGGCCACGCCTGA
- a CDS encoding protein-disulfide reductase DsbD domain-containing protein yields MQSLKILLLGAAIGSAAVLPASASSSAWYNSEGGKVRLVTSGKPDEAGRIQGALDIALKPGWKTYWRDPGDAGVPPQLDISASTNIADAQLSFPAPQRHDDGYGKWAGYNYPISLPVTFTLATPNQPAVIDADIFLGICETICIPVQTRLTVDPTSDPDNADDAALVKASFTALPAPAKPDFGINVLPGDHETLVVEASFPGDPEAADFFVAGERDYMFGTPARSEKDGKLIFTVPILDRPSTTPTDGGLHYTLTSSAGAVEGLLPFP; encoded by the coding sequence ATGCAAAGCTTGAAAATCCTGCTACTCGGCGCCGCCATCGGATCGGCGGCCGTCCTTCCCGCGTCCGCCTCCTCGTCCGCCTGGTACAACAGCGAAGGCGGCAAGGTGCGGCTGGTGACATCAGGCAAACCCGACGAGGCCGGCCGCATCCAGGGCGCTCTCGACATCGCGCTCAAGCCAGGCTGGAAGACCTATTGGCGCGATCCGGGCGACGCCGGCGTGCCGCCGCAGCTCGACATTTCGGCCAGCACCAACATCGCCGATGCCCAACTCTCGTTTCCGGCACCCCAACGCCACGACGATGGTTATGGCAAATGGGCCGGCTACAACTATCCGATCTCGCTGCCTGTGACATTCACGCTGGCGACGCCGAACCAGCCGGCTGTCATCGATGCCGATATCTTTCTCGGCATCTGTGAAACGATCTGCATCCCGGTGCAGACACGGCTGACCGTCGACCCCACTTCCGATCCTGACAATGCCGACGACGCAGCCCTGGTGAAGGCGAGTTTCACGGCGTTGCCGGCGCCGGCAAAGCCCGATTTCGGCATCAACGTGCTGCCGGGCGATCACGAAACGCTGGTTGTCGAGGCGAGCTTTCCCGGTGACCCCGAAGCGGCGGATTTCTTCGTTGCCGGCGAGCGGGACTATATGTTCGGCACCCCTGCCCGCAGTGAGAAGGACGGCAAGCTGATCTTCACCGTGCCGATCCTCGACCGCCCCTCGACGACGCCAACGGATGGCGGGCTTCACTACACACTGACCAGTTCGGCGGGCGCAGTCGAAGGGCTTCTGCCTTTCCCTTGA
- a CDS encoding peroxiredoxin produces the protein MTISVGDKLPEATFKTMTADGAKAITSAEIFPGKKVVLFGVPGAFTPTCSNNHLPGYLENHDAILARGVDTIAVVSVNDVHVMGAWARFTGGEGKILFLADGNGDFAKAVGLDADYSGGGMGMRSKRFSMIIDDGKLTALNVETKPGVDESGAAHILGQL, from the coding sequence ATGACCATTTCCGTTGGCGACAAGCTGCCCGAAGCGACCTTCAAGACAATGACCGCCGACGGGGCCAAGGCGATCACATCGGCCGAGATTTTCCCGGGCAAGAAGGTGGTTCTGTTTGGCGTTCCCGGCGCCTTCACGCCGACCTGCAGCAACAACCATCTGCCCGGCTATCTCGAAAACCATGACGCCATCCTGGCGCGCGGCGTCGACACCATCGCCGTCGTCTCGGTCAACGACGTCCATGTCATGGGCGCCTGGGCGCGCTTCACCGGCGGTGAAGGCAAGATCCTGTTCCTCGCCGACGGCAATGGCGATTTCGCCAAGGCGGTCGGCCTCGACGCCGATTATTCCGGCGGCGGCATGGGCATGCGCTCGAAGCGGTTTTCGATGATCATCGACGACGGTAAGCTCACCGCGCTCAATGTCGAGACCAAGCCCGGCGTCGACGAGTCCGGCGCGGCCCATATTCTCGGGCAGCTCTAA
- a CDS encoding DUF2938 domain-containing protein: MFDILWRAVAIGIGATVLMDLWALVLHKAFGQPRPNWGPVGRWVWHFTDKVFHNDIGEAEPYAHEVALGWAFHYFVGIVYGIILVVVVGASWLAAPTFLPAFILGIVTVGAGWFLLAPGMGAGWAASKRPNPMQIRALNLVSHAVFALGLWGTALLIR, from the coding sequence ATGTTTGACATCTTGTGGCGCGCTGTCGCGATCGGCATCGGCGCTACCGTTCTGATGGATCTCTGGGCCCTCGTCCTGCACAAGGCGTTTGGCCAGCCACGGCCGAACTGGGGACCGGTCGGCCGCTGGGTCTGGCATTTCACCGACAAGGTCTTTCACAACGATATCGGCGAGGCAGAGCCTTATGCGCATGAAGTGGCGCTGGGCTGGGCGTTTCACTATTTCGTCGGCATCGTCTACGGCATCATCCTGGTCGTGGTGGTTGGCGCGAGCTGGCTTGCCGCGCCGACCTTCCTGCCGGCCTTCATCCTCGGCATCGTCACCGTCGGCGCCGGCTGGTTCCTACTGGCGCCCGGCATGGGTGCCGGATGGGCAGCATCGAAGCGGCCCAATCCGATGCAGATCCGGGCGCTCAACCTGGTCTCGCACGCAGTGTTCGCGCTCGGGCTCTGGGGCACGGCGCTGCTGATCCGCTGA
- a CDS encoding histidine phosphatase family protein — translation MRNDRSATGFLPPPEFEAVADQFFANPHKSIRGWERAIDAQQRIASEVDAALGTDDDGDIAFIGHGGVERCCCCLSVGGKSAAKRISQQVAAIILLTISARHVIHGWRPIDRQP, via the coding sequence ATGAGAAATGATCGGTCGGCGACGGGCTTCCTGCCGCCGCCCGAGTTCGAAGCGGTCGCCGACCAGTTCTTCGCCAATCCGCACAAAAGCATTCGCGGCTGGGAGCGGGCTATCGATGCCCAGCAACGTATTGCGAGCGAGGTCGACGCTGCGCTTGGGACCGATGACGACGGCGACATTGCTTTCATCGGCCACGGCGGCGTGGAACGCTGTTGCTGCTGTCTCTCAGTGGGCGGGAAATCAGCCGCGAAGCGGATCAGCCAGCAGGTGGCGGCAATTATTTTGCTTACGATATCGGCGCGCCACGTCATCCATGGATGGCGGCCGATCGACAGGCAGCCCTAA
- a CDS encoding histidine phosphatase family protein, with protein MPILYYVTHPQVQIDAAVPVPEWGLSDIGRVRAVAMLDRPWLGSIRRIVSSAERKAIETAEILARHLHLAVEVRERMHEK; from the coding sequence ATGCCGATCCTCTACTACGTCACGCATCCCCAGGTGCAGATCGATGCCGCCGTTCCCGTGCCGGAATGGGGGCTGTCCGACATTGGACGGGTGAGAGCCGTTGCCATGCTCGATCGGCCATGGCTCGGTTCAATCCGGCGTATCGTGTCGTCGGCGGAGCGCAAGGCAATAGAAACGGCCGAAATCCTGGCGAGGCATCTCCACCTTGCGGTCGAGGTGAGGGAGCGGATGCATGAGAAATGA
- the rnhA gene encoding ribonuclease HI gives MSKQVEIFTDGACSGNPGPGGWGAILRFNGTTKELSGGEAETTNNRMELLAAISALNALKEPCTVELHTDSKYVMDGISKWIHGWKKNGWKTADKKPVKNGELWQALDEANRRHKVTWNWVKGHAGHAENERADELAREGMAPFKRGSFKPAVSAPKPDVQAEQPAATKARRSTQSY, from the coding sequence ATGAGCAAACAGGTTGAAATCTTCACCGACGGCGCCTGTTCGGGCAATCCAGGCCCTGGCGGCTGGGGTGCCATCTTGCGGTTCAACGGCACCACCAAGGAGCTTTCCGGCGGTGAGGCCGAGACGACCAACAACCGCATGGAGTTGCTGGCGGCGATCTCGGCACTGAATGCGCTGAAGGAACCGTGCACAGTCGAGCTTCATACCGACAGCAAATATGTCATGGACGGCATTTCCAAATGGATCCATGGCTGGAAAAAGAACGGCTGGAAGACCGCCGACAAGAAGCCGGTCAAGAACGGCGAGCTCTGGCAGGCGCTTGACGAAGCCAACCGGCGCCACAAGGTCACCTGGAACTGGGTCAAGGGCCATGCCGGCCACGCTGAGAACGAGCGCGCCGACGAATTGGCCCGGGAAGGCATGGCGCCGTTCAAGAGAGGCTCTTTCAAGCCAGCAGTGTCGGCGCCAAAGCCGGATGTTCAGGCAGAGCAGCCGGCGGCCACGAAGGCGCGTCGTTCGACTCAGAGCTATTGA